From a region of the Acanthochromis polyacanthus isolate Apoly-LR-REF ecotype Palm Island chromosome 3, KAUST_Apoly_ChrSc, whole genome shotgun sequence genome:
- the LOC127533406 gene encoding uncharacterized protein LOC127533406 isoform X1, with the protein MGQQSKDVESLQESGRRRGSCLDIFLVVSVVFLFVTLTALTVVGLMVVMELRSELKTLRVSNPREFETPSLPPSKLQADKQMQNYAYLEATPGELRNSTMSWLEFEQGNWKSVGNNVDFDKKQHSLKLKQKGTYFMFIDLNVTCKAICNAGLLRVHVGDKLTCELELPATLEKPQNVTSVSRKTSESRKTSVSSKCWTVSWLSDEKLLAQMTVSEGQLNDWFLEGTGSGFGVFLVN; encoded by the exons ATGGGACAACAAAGTAAAGACGTGGAGTCTCTCCAGGAAAGCGGTCGCCGGCGTGGAAGCTGCTTGGACATTTTTCTCGTCGTGTCCGtcgtttttctgtttgtgactTTGACAGCTCTCACCGTCGTCGGACTGATGGTTGTGATGGAGCTGCGGTCCGAACTGAAGACTCTGCGGGTCTCAAATCCCCGTGAATTTGAGACCCCAAGTCTCCCACCCAGCAAGCTTCAAGCAGATAAA CAGATGCAGAATTATGCCTACCTGGAAGCCACCCCAG GTGAATTGAGGAACTCCACAATGTCATGGCTTGAATTCGAACAGGGCAATTGGAAATCTGTAGGAAACAACGTTGACTTTGACAAGAAGCAGCATTCACTGAAGCTGAAACAGAAGGGGACCTACTTTATGTTCATTGATCTTAATGTCACCTGCAAAGCCATATGCAATGCAGGACTTCTCAGAGTGCATGTAGGTGACAAGCTCACCTGTGAGCTGGAGCTTCCAGCAACCTTGGAGAAACCTCAGAATGTAACCTCTGTGAGCAGAAAGACCTCTGAGAGCAGAAAGACCTCTGTGAGCAGTAAGTGCTGGACTGTGAGCTGGCTGAGTGATGAGAAACTGCTTGCTCAGATGACTGTGTCAGAGGGACAATTGAATGACTGGTTCCTGGAAGGTACTGGTTCAGGATTCGGGGTGTTCCTCGTGAACTGA
- the LOC127533406 gene encoding uncharacterized protein LOC127533406 isoform X2, whose protein sequence is MGQQSKDVESLQESGRRRGSCLDIFLVVSVVFLFVTLTALTVVGLMVVMELRSELKTLRVSNPREFETPSLPPSKLQADKMQNYAYLEATPGELRNSTMSWLEFEQGNWKSVGNNVDFDKKQHSLKLKQKGTYFMFIDLNVTCKAICNAGLLRVHVGDKLTCELELPATLEKPQNVTSVSRKTSESRKTSVSSKCWTVSWLSDEKLLAQMTVSEGQLNDWFLEGTGSGFGVFLVN, encoded by the exons ATGGGACAACAAAGTAAAGACGTGGAGTCTCTCCAGGAAAGCGGTCGCCGGCGTGGAAGCTGCTTGGACATTTTTCTCGTCGTGTCCGtcgtttttctgtttgtgactTTGACAGCTCTCACCGTCGTCGGACTGATGGTTGTGATGGAGCTGCGGTCCGAACTGAAGACTCTGCGGGTCTCAAATCCCCGTGAATTTGAGACCCCAAGTCTCCCACCCAGCAAGCTTCAAGCAGATAAA ATGCAGAATTATGCCTACCTGGAAGCCACCCCAG GTGAATTGAGGAACTCCACAATGTCATGGCTTGAATTCGAACAGGGCAATTGGAAATCTGTAGGAAACAACGTTGACTTTGACAAGAAGCAGCATTCACTGAAGCTGAAACAGAAGGGGACCTACTTTATGTTCATTGATCTTAATGTCACCTGCAAAGCCATATGCAATGCAGGACTTCTCAGAGTGCATGTAGGTGACAAGCTCACCTGTGAGCTGGAGCTTCCAGCAACCTTGGAGAAACCTCAGAATGTAACCTCTGTGAGCAGAAAGACCTCTGAGAGCAGAAAGACCTCTGTGAGCAGTAAGTGCTGGACTGTGAGCTGGCTGAGTGATGAGAAACTGCTTGCTCAGATGACTGTGTCAGAGGGACAATTGAATGACTGGTTCCTGGAAGGTACTGGTTCAGGATTCGGGGTGTTCCTCGTGAACTGA